The genomic segment CCGCCCTGCATGGTCGATAAGCGAGATATTCCCGCCCTGCTAACGGGCATCATGGCCACCCTCGCCGGGATCGGCCTCGCTCGCTTTGCCTACACCCCGCTCCTGCCAGCGCTTGTCGAAGCGCAGTGGTTCAGCGCCAGCGCTGCGGCCTATCTCGGGGCAGCCAACCTGCTCGGCTACCTGATCGGCGCACTCTCAGGCCACGTCCTCTCCGAACGCTACCCACCGCGGGCGCTGCTCGGCGTCTGTTTTGCGGCCATCGCCCTGAGTTTTGTGCTCTGTGCATGGCCTGCCGGCTTTGCCTGGTTCTTCGTCTGGCGGCTGGTCTCAGGCATCGCCGGGGCGATCCTGATGGTGGTCGGCCCGTCCCTGGCACTGACGGCCACACCGACAGGCCGGCGCGCCCATGTCGGTGGCCTGGTGTTTACCGGCATCGGCCTGGGGGTGCTCCTCTCGGCCTGGGTAGTGCCGCAGCTGCTCGAGACCAGCCTGATGGCGACCTGGCTGGCCCTCGGCGTGCTGACCCTTGTCGCGGGGTTACTCGGCGACCGCGGCCTGGCGCGCCTGGCGATACCCGCGCGCGCTTCGCCCGAGCAAGCAGGCGCCCCCCGGGCACACCCCGGGGTGGCCATCGCCGTGCTGCTGGTGATAGGCGCCTATGCCCTGGATGGCGCGGGGTTCGTGCCGCATACGGTGTTCTGGGTCGACTACCTGGCCAGGGAGAACGCCCTCGGCCACTCCCCCGCTGCCCTGCAGTGGGGCCTATTCGGGGTGGGGGCGGTGTGCGGCCCGCTGCTGGCCGGCGCCGTTGCCCGGCGGCTAGGCTGGCACCTTGGGCTGGCCTTGGCGTTCCTGGCCAAGGCCGCCGCAATTGCCCTGCCGCTGCTGTCGCTGGACCTGCTCAGCCGCTCGCTCTCCTCCTTCGTGGTCGGTGCCATGATCCCCGGCATCGTGGCGCTGACCTCCGGCCGGCTCGCCGAGCTGGCCGGCCCAGCGGCTCACAAGCGACTCTGGGGGCGCGCTACCGCGGCGTTCGCCGCGGCACAGGCGGCTTCGGGTTACGGCATGTCCGCCCTCTATGATGGGTGGGGCAGCTATACGCCACTCTTCGCCATCGGCAGCGTAATGCTGGCCGGCGGATTCGCTCTGATACTCCTCAGCCGTGGCCTGCAGGCACGCCACGGCGCTCTCTCCACCCCACCCAGGAGGCACTGATGGAACTCTTTCTCAACGCGACCTCGCCCTATGCCCGCATGGTTCGTATCACGCTGCTGGAGAAAGGCCTGGCCGAAGCGGTGACGCTGCGCTGGTGCGATCCCTGGGCCGACGATGCCGCGCTGCTGGAGGCCAACCCCGCCGGGCGCATTCCCGCACTAGTGACGGAGGATGGCACGACGCTCAGCGAATCGCTGCTGATCGCCTTCTACCTCGACGAGGTCGGCCCCGGAGAGCCGCTGATTCCGCAAGCACGCTCGAGCGAGGTGCTGCATCTTGTCGGCCTCGGCCAAGGGCTGATGGATGCCGCCTTCACCACGGTGATCGCGCGCAAGCATCACGGCGGCGAGGCCGACGACAGCGTACTGGGCCAGCGCCGCCAGCGCGCCTTTCAGCGCATCCTGGACCGGTTGGAGCAGGAGCTCGATGAGGCCCAGGCGGCGTCGGCCATGACCCTTGGCAATATCGCCGTTGCCGTCGCGCTGGATTACCTGGCGTTCCGGCTGCCCGAGGTGGCGTGGGCCAAGGGCCGCCCCAGGCTAGCGGCCTGGCAGCGCCAGATCGTCCGCCGCGAGAGCTTCACGCAGACGGCGTTTGCGTGAGGCCGGATAGCCTTTAAGGCAGCGCCTGCAACTCGCGAAGGGCTTCACGCACAATGGCATCGCGCTTGGGGATATCGTCCATGCGATTAGGGGTGTCAATGTTGAGGGCGAAGAACACCGGCCCGCTGGGCCATTCGACCCAGCCCACCCACCAGGCCAGCTCGCCGGACCAGCCGGTCTTGGCGCGCAGGATCCAGTCGCGGCCGGCCTCGCCGATCATCAGGTCCTTGACCAGCCGCTGGTCGGCCTCGTCGAACGCTAGCTCGTTGCGATAGAGCTGCTGCAGGAAGCCGATCTGCTCCTCGGCGGAGACCTCCAGGTGGCCAGGGGCGAGCCAGAAGTTCTCGAGGTCGCTGCCTATCTCGGCGTTACCGTAGTCGATCTCTGCCAGGTAGCGCCGCTCGCGCTCCTCGCCCAGCTCCCGGGCGAAATGCTGATAAAGCCACACCGTCGAGTTGCGCATGGCAGAGCGCAGGGTCTGATCGGCGTTCCACGCCGCAGCGGTGCGTTCGGTGCCGTCCCAGGCAAACACCTGAAACTCGTCGTCCGCCACGCCAGCATCCAGCGCAAACAGGGTGTGGGGCACCTTGAAGGTGGAGGCCGGCACGAAGCGCTGGCGTGCACGCTCGGCGTCATGCACCCAGGTCGCTTGGGCATCCTGACGCTGATCCACTATCAGCAAGGTGCCCTCGGCGCCATGTTCCTGAAACAGCGCCGCCCAGTCGTCCCGCTCCTGCCAGGTGTCGGCCATCGCGCCTAGTGGGGCCAGGCCCAGCACCAGGGCGCCGGCCAGTAAAAATTTTAGGGTCATGATTCCATCTCGCTGTCGTCGTTTTGATCCAGAAGCAGGCAATACGCTGCTGATGGCTAGATTAGTAGGTCGCGAAACGGCTCCAC from the Halomonas sp. 1513 genome contains:
- a CDS encoding MFS transporter → MVDKRDIPALLTGIMATLAGIGLARFAYTPLLPALVEAQWFSASAAAYLGAANLLGYLIGALSGHVLSERYPPRALLGVCFAAIALSFVLCAWPAGFAWFFVWRLVSGIAGAILMVVGPSLALTATPTGRRAHVGGLVFTGIGLGVLLSAWVVPQLLETSLMATWLALGVLTLVAGLLGDRGLARLAIPARASPEQAGAPRAHPGVAIAVLLVIGAYALDGAGFVPHTVFWVDYLARENALGHSPAALQWGLFGVGAVCGPLLAGAVARRLGWHLGLALAFLAKAAAIALPLLSLDLLSRSLSSFVVGAMIPGIVALTSGRLAELAGPAAHKRLWGRATAAFAAAQAASGYGMSALYDGWGSYTPLFAIGSVMLAGGFALILLSRGLQARHGALSTPPRRH
- a CDS encoding glutathione S-transferase: MELFLNATSPYARMVRITLLEKGLAEAVTLRWCDPWADDAALLEANPAGRIPALVTEDGTTLSESLLIAFYLDEVGPGEPLIPQARSSEVLHLVGLGQGLMDAAFTTVIARKHHGGEADDSVLGQRRQRAFQRILDRLEQELDEAQAASAMTLGNIAVAVALDYLAFRLPEVAWAKGRPRLAAWQRQIVRRESFTQTAFA
- a CDS encoding class D beta-lactamase encodes the protein MTLKFLLAGALVLGLAPLGAMADTWQERDDWAALFQEHGAEGTLLIVDQRQDAQATWVHDAERARQRFVPASTFKVPHTLFALDAGVADDEFQVFAWDGTERTAAAWNADQTLRSAMRNSTVWLYQHFARELGEERERRYLAEIDYGNAEIGSDLENFWLAPGHLEVSAEEQIGFLQQLYRNELAFDEADQRLVKDLMIGEAGRDWILRAKTGWSGELAWWVGWVEWPSGPVFFALNIDTPNRMDDIPKRDAIVREALRELQALP